TAATCACAATGGTGTCACAATTTTCATAACCTGGAAGTgatatttttgagaaagagacaTCCATGGTTCCCTCCGGCTGATTTCCTGTCTGGACACCATAGAAAGTCTGACACAAAGGACAGGATGGTTTATATAACAGGGCTTTTTTAACACAAGTGGTGCAGAATTCATGCTTACACTTTGGAAGCACTTTTTTGTTACTAATGGTATCCATACAGATGGGACATATGTCCTTTTCTTCAACCACTCCTGTAGCCCCAGAACTGACAGAAATCTGAGATTTTGATGAAGCCAGTTTTGAATCATTCCGGTCAATATCCATGGGTTCTTCATCATCCttattccatttctctcctaaTGGAGACATCCTTCCTCTTTGTACAAGATATTGCTTTGCCTTAGTAAGTTGATTTGGCAACCCAACCAAAGTCATTGAGTCTTGATTTAGTGCAAAGTGTATATATGGATGACATATTTTAAACTCATTGGCAAACTTACTCCCATGTAAATGCTTTATCTCCTGGCCCAGAAGTTCCAGTGAAAGAATCTCTTTCTTTAGCTGACTTGCAAAATGTTGATAGGCATCAATGAAACTTGCATAAGCATGCACAGACAGATCTAATTCTTTGTCCTTAGGTTCAAACAGAATGTAGATTTTCTGATTGCTATCAAGAGCATGACTTCGAAcatcatattttttttctatttctgctaGTTCCTGGcataattcactttttaaaagctTATAGTGAGCAATATCAACCCCAATTCCATTCGCCATGTACCCAGGCAATATTTTTACTGGTACCTTGGCAAGATAGTCAGAGACTTGGGAGGCGAGATGTTTGGCAGCTGAAATATCACCCTGAGTGCCAACAAGAGTTAATCCTGTTTCTTCCCCTTTGATAAGGAGATTTTTAAAGCAGAGACTCAATTCTTGTTTGACTTTATTTGCTAGCTTACTGTCTGTTACTGTGACATGTTCTTTTTGTAGAGGTTCTATAGCCTTCTGAAATTCACTGTCAAAATATTGTAGTGCTGCACCCGAGTCACCTAACTGACGGGAGATGAAGCCTAAAGAGACCATTTTCAAGGAACTCTTCTGGATTTTTATTTTGATGCCAAATTTTTCCTCTATTTGGTCTATTTTATTAGGAAAGTTAAGTTTAAAGTATTCAAAGTAAAGCAAAGGAACTTCAAGATGGtcaattttttcttttgactTGGTCTTTGGTTCAAAGGCAGAAACACTACTGCCCCAGCCTGGCTCCGGGTATGGTTCGCTATCCCTTGTCAAAGTGGAAGATACAGGTTTCAGCCCATGTTCCAGGAGCTGGTTACTGAAGAAGTGGTGTATTTTCTCTATGTCTCGCAAGTCACCACACACTTTCTCAATTCCATTGTTACCCATCATAGTTTTGACattggggcagagagtagttATGTATTCCCTTTGCTCTTTAGAAAACAGGTCACAGTTCAGGTCAGCTGTCACATCAAGAAaaatctgaaattttaaaaggaacaaataaaatgCCTCAGATATCTGTATCTATAGTCTCTTTTTCAGAGAGTATCTAAAAAAACAACCAGTGTGTTTTCCCCTACCAGAGAACAACTTCCttttaacactttttttaaaaaaattatttagagaTACTGTAGTATGCTTAGTATGCTACAGCACTAGGGCACTTACCCTTGTCTGCATCATTAGAACCCTTTGgagagggccaagcagtggtgtaccttttgagcacatacattaccatgagcaaggacatgggttcaagctcacagtcttcacctgcagcaggaaagtttTATGactggttaagcagtgctgctggtgtctccctttctctctcccacccctcaacttctctctgtcccatcaagtataataaaaaggggaaaaaagggccaggtggtgatatacctggttgagcgcacatgctacaatacacaaagacctaggttcaagccc
Above is a genomic segment from Erinaceus europaeus chromosome 9, mEriEur2.1, whole genome shotgun sequence containing:
- the DTX3L gene encoding E3 ubiquitin-protein ligase DTX3L isoform X1; translated protein: MKLKLCGLGAAAQKAPPPLSQLWPSFFPNSRAITAPKAMASNPSPPSPLLVRVSDPEAPVKRKLEKYFQSRESDGGECKVQRADHLGQGYFHVYFLDPAAKERILKKGSHHILIEEKKVTIFLEPTENPLEKNPRPRKPSLTQSSAAVRPVEKHPNEEHSPNAVDYCFQKIFLDVTADLNCDLFSKEQREYITTLCPNVKTMMGNNGIEKVCGDLRDIEKIHHFFSNQLLEHGLKPVSSTLTRDSEPYPEPGWGSSVSAFEPKTKSKEKIDHLEVPLLYFEYFKLNFPNKIDQIEEKFGIKIKIQKSSLKMVSLGFISRQLGDSGAALQYFDSEFQKAIEPLQKEHVTVTDSKLANKVKQELSLCFKNLLIKGEETGLTLVGTQGDISAAKHLASQVSDYLAKVPVKILPGYMANGIGVDIAHYKLLKSELCQELAEIEKKYDVRSHALDSNQKIYILFEPKDKELDLSVHAYASFIDAYQHFASQLKKEILSLELLGQEIKHLHGSKFANEFKICHPYIHFALNQDSMTLVGLPNQLTKAKQYLVQRGRMSPLGEKWNKDDEEPMDIDRNDSKLASSKSQISVSSGATGVVEEKDICPICMDTISNKKVLPKCKHEFCTTCVKKALLYKPSCPLCQTFYGVQTGNQPEGTMDVSFSKISLPGYENCDTIVINYKMNGGIQTEEHPNPGKRYVGVHRTAYLPDNKEGKEVLKLLQRAFDQKLIFTVGYSRTTGQTNVITWNDIHHKTSRGGGPERYGYPDLDYLKRVKQELKAKGIE
- the DTX3L gene encoding E3 ubiquitin-protein ligase DTX3L isoform X2 — its product is MAGSAKSRGPTTSARATFMCISWIPQIFLDVTADLNCDLFSKEQREYITTLCPNVKTMMGNNGIEKVCGDLRDIEKIHHFFSNQLLEHGLKPVSSTLTRDSEPYPEPGWGSSVSAFEPKTKSKEKIDHLEVPLLYFEYFKLNFPNKIDQIEEKFGIKIKIQKSSLKMVSLGFISRQLGDSGAALQYFDSEFQKAIEPLQKEHVTVTDSKLANKVKQELSLCFKNLLIKGEETGLTLVGTQGDISAAKHLASQVSDYLAKVPVKILPGYMANGIGVDIAHYKLLKSELCQELAEIEKKYDVRSHALDSNQKIYILFEPKDKELDLSVHAYASFIDAYQHFASQLKKEILSLELLGQEIKHLHGSKFANEFKICHPYIHFALNQDSMTLVGLPNQLTKAKQYLVQRGRMSPLGEKWNKDDEEPMDIDRNDSKLASSKSQISVSSGATGVVEEKDICPICMDTISNKKVLPKCKHEFCTTCVKKALLYKPSCPLCQTFYGVQTGNQPEGTMDVSFSKISLPGYENCDTIVINYKMNGGIQTEEHPNPGKRYVGVHRTAYLPDNKEGKEVLKLLQRAFDQKLIFTVGYSRTTGQTNVITWNDIHHKTSRGGGPERYGYPDLDYLKRVKQELKAKGIE